CTCCCCGAGGTGCGAAAGCGCCTGGGCCTTTTCGAGCTTCGCGATCACGTGCGTGTCCTTGCCGGCGCGCCGTATCCGCCTCTTCAAATCCCGCACGTCCTCCGCCCCGCGCACGAACGAGAGGGCGACGAAATCCACACCGCGGGAAAGGCCGAACGAAAGATCGTGCAGGTCCTTTCTTGTGAGCGGCGGAAGGGAGACCTCCCTCCCCGGGAGGTTGACCCCTTTGCGGTCCCCCACCTCGCCCCCTTCCGCCACCCGGCACAGCACGTTTTTCCCCCGCACCTCGCGGACGACGAGGCGCACCAGGCCGTCGCTCAGGAAAACGGCGTCGCCCCGCGCGACATCCCCGGAGAATCCCTTGTAGTCGACGGACGCGACGGTCGCATCTCCCTCCACTCGTTCCGTGGTGAGGGTGAAGGAGGAGCCGCGCGCGAGGACCGCCTTCCCCCCGGAAAATGTCCCCAGGCGGATCTTGGGTCCCTGAAGATCCTGCATGATGGCTACGTGCCTTCCCTGCGAGGTGGCCTCCTTGCGGATCCGCGCGATGGCCTCCCCATGCCACGCATGCGTCCCGTGGGAGAAGTTGAACCTGGCAACGGACATCCCCTCGCGAATCAGGGCGGAAAGGATTTTTCTATCGGCGCTGGCAGGGCCGATGGTGCACACGATCTTCGTGGCGGGCAGCCCCGACGTTCCTTCCGTGCCTCGCATCCCCCTCCTCCGTGTTCCCCCGGGAGGCCCTTGCGGAGCGCCCCCCGAAGTCATCACCTTACTACAGCGCGGACTTTCCGGGGGAGGCTTGGTTTTTCCCGTTCCCGTGTGTATAAGTAAAAATGCACTACATCGGGAATCTGCGCCGGAGTGGCGGAACTGGCAGACGCGCGGGACTCAAAATCCCGTGGCCGCAAGGCCG
Above is a genomic segment from Candidatus Deferrimicrobiaceae bacterium containing:
- the pyk gene encoding pyruvate kinase — protein: MRGTEGTSGLPATKIVCTIGPASADRKILSALIREGMSVARFNFSHGTHAWHGEAIARIRKEATSQGRHVAIMQDLQGPKIRLGTFSGGKAVLARGSSFTLTTERVEGDATVASVDYKGFSGDVARGDAVFLSDGLVRLVVREVRGKNVLCRVAEGGEVGDRKGVNLPGREVSLPPLTRKDLHDLSFGLSRGVDFVALSFVRGAEDVRDLKRRIRRAGKDTHVIAKLEKAQALSHLGEILTESDGVIVARGDLGVETAIEEVPGLQKRILREAALAGVTAITATQMLESMTRSRVPTRAEASDVANAVLDGSDAVMLSGETSVGAYPVEAVKTMRRILSAAEKERHSPAPDLCASYGVPGVVAESAVRAAASLGAKAIVVFTRSGHTARIVSKFRPGAPVLAFTPKRSSARRMALYRG